Proteins from one Mercurialis annua linkage group LG7, ddMerAnnu1.2, whole genome shotgun sequence genomic window:
- the LOC126656749 gene encoding uncharacterized protein LOC126656749 → MKILSWNLQGLGNPWTVRALKFFIQSNSPNIFFLMETKLTRGEFGYICRSFGSYYSFIIDSYGMRGGLALFWSKNLDVTVDDFSDNHIVFSVIDAMRDDHWKGVGVYGWPEGQNKHLTCSLLKRLCEDRSCPTVVFGDFNLFLYNYEKQGGVIRDQREMDEFRSTVDDCGVADMGFEGHSFTWTNRRAGDQLIQIRLDRFLANSKWQELFLDWQVSHLARQQSDHCPIILCTKVENQRIVSKPFRFEPMWMRQDGFDDCVVQAWGYGVAKMVT, encoded by the coding sequence ATGAAAATTTTAAGTTGGAACCTCCAAGGTCTGGGGAATCCTTGGACGGTACGGGCGctcaaattttttattcaatctAATTCCccaaatattttctttttaatggaAACCAAGCTTACCCGGGGTGAGTTCGGCTACATTTGTAGAAGTTTTGGTTCGTATTACTCTTTTATTATTGATTCTTATGGTATGAGAGGTGGTCTGGCTTTATTCTGGAGCAAAAATCTTGATGTTACAGTTGATGATTTTTCTGATAACCATATTGTGTTTTCGGTTATAGACGCTATGAGGGATGATCATTGGAAGGGAGTGGGAGTGTATGGTTGGCCTGAAGGACAAAATAAACATCTTACTTGCTctcttttgaaacgtttatgtGAAGATAGGAGCTGTCCTACGGTGGTGTTtggtgattttaatttatttttgtacaaTTACGAGAAACAAGGGGGTGTGATTAGAGACCAGCGAGAGATGGATGAGTTTCGGTCAACTGTTGATGATTGTGGGGTGGCGGATATGGGGTTTGAAGGTCATTCTTTCACCTGGACAAATAGGAGAGCGGGGGATCAACTTATTCAAATAAGATTGGATCGTTTTCTGGCTAATTCTAAATGGCAGGAATTGTTTTTGGATTGGCAGGTTTCTCATCTTGCTCGTCAACAATCAGACCATTGTCCCATCATTTTATGTACCAAGGTGGAAAATCAAAGAATTGTCTCGAAACCTTTTCGATTCGAACCAATGTGGATGCGTCAAGACGGATTCGATGACTGTGTTGTGCAAGCTTGGGGGTACGGGGTCGCGAAAATGGTGACGTAA
- the LOC126657665 gene encoding chaperone protein dnaJ 20, chloroplastic-like encodes METFLIHPKIEKTVPILNKIRFRKMTYNKKIKTKNITCNRTMHKKMTNFYEVLALRSKSVGFDEIKKAYRNMALQYHPDVCPPSAKQESTKRFVEVREAYETLSDPVSRRRYDYELGSVSNSIGFDFEVRTEERKYSFPKEVWEMQLYGLTQGSHIRLQRNKSKNYI; translated from the coding sequence ATGGAAACATTCTTGATACATcccaaaattgaaaaaacggTTCCAATCCTAAACAAAATTAGGTTTAGGAAAATGACCTATAACAAGAAGATCAAGACTAAGAATATCACATGCAATAGAACCATGCATAAAAAGATGACCAATTTTTATGAAGTTCTCGCTCTTCGATCCAAGAGTGTAGGGTTTGATGAAATCAAGAAAGCTTATAGGAATATGGCCTTACAATACCATCCTGATGTTTGTCCTCCGTCGGCAAAACAAGAATCCACGAAACGTTTCGTTGAGGTTCGAGAGGCTTACGAGACATTGTCTGATCCTGTTTCGCGTCGAAGATATGATTATGAATTGGGTTCCGTTAGTAATTCGATAGGATTTGATTTTGAAGTAAGAACTGAGGAAAGGAAATATAGTTTTCCGAAGGAAGTATGGGAAATGCAGCTTTATGGACTAACTCAAGGATCTCATATCCGTTTGCAGAGGAACAAAAGTAAAAActacatataa